GTGGACTCCGTCAAGTTATTTGAGTTGGCACTGTGATTTTGAATCAGAAACTGGAACCATACAAAACCGACAGTTGCacatttaaagaattaaaagccGTACAGGACACAGACCTCAAAGTATCAATAGGAGACACTGCCCACGCTGCTGTGTTTCTGCTGGAAAGCCTTAAACTCAGTTTTTGTCCCCCTGTTACTTATCATTTTTTCTCTCAATTGCCTGAAAGAAGATAATAATGGAttgtttgcagatgataaaGGTGACGAGTGATTAATAAATGGGATATGTCACTGGCTGAACGCAATTTGGATGGCTTGGCCTGCTGACTGCGAGTGAATGTGCTGTCTGGGGTTCCTCTCTGCTAACTTTAGACATCTGCATCTGAGCAAGATGCACAGATTCCTTTTATAGgcaatggagagaaataggcATTTGACCTACTTCAGACATCTAGAAGTGCCTGTTTTTCACACGTGGTTACAGAAGAAATCTAGAGGTGCTGTAGATCTCTCTCAGTTAGGTAAATTGAACCTATCCTATGTGTTTTAATACAGACAAATGTAAAGCCATTTGAGTTCCTAGCTAGGATGCAAGAAGGCAGGCCATATTTAACAGAAAGGCAGTGCCTTGGAAAGACCCCAGTCAGAGAAGAAGTTGGTTGTCCTGGAGGATAACCAGCAGAAGATGACCTCCTGTACACGGCTGTGACAGTCCTTagatgtgtagagggggagaagtCCACCAGGAGTGGGACAATTATGTCAAGTTCCTATCTATCTGGCAGTATCCAATCACTGCAGGAGCGCTGGGTCTGGCTCACAATTTATTGAAGAAGTTGATAATCTGGATAGAGTTCGGAGAACAGGGCTTTGAATACTTAAGGGACTGGTAAACTTGTAAAGCCTCACAGGTTAAGGAGCTTATCAAGGAGAGGTCTGGGGGATGACTCGATGGCAGGCTATAATTTTGTACTTAGTGAAAACAGCTAAGTGCAGGCAAATGGAGAATGGAATCTGATGGTTGGaagctgaagctgcagaaatTAAGTGTAGAAATAATTTACAGGTAATTTACAGTGAAAGTAATTAACCATTGGGACAACTTATGACTTGAAGTCATTGGCTTTCAGCCACTAgcaatttttaaatcaaagctgaatattttaaatggcctagttcaaataaaatgtcatttgtaTGTGTCTGAAGGGTTATGTGTGCTGTTCATGAGTGTCAGACTGGATAACTGCAATGGTCTCTTTTGGCTTCATAATAtataaatcaaagcaaaatcTTAGGTTAAATCTACATGGTTCAATGGCATAAAATACAGGGATATCCAAGAAAGCACAAATATCAGCACTGAGCAGTAGTTTGGGCAAAGCACTGTGATCAAATTAGCAGTGTATCTTCTGATACTTAAGCTCATTCATTCAGGGTTGTTACCAGCCCTGACTTCCAGCCAGGATTCATTGCAAGGGTATATTTTCTAGATCTAGTAATACAAAGCAAGCAGGCTAGTCAAAAGTacaaagggagggaaaaattaGGTTTTACAATGATGAAACATATATTGCATGCATGCATTGGAGGATGGAGCACATGTAGCACAAAGCAGCTTAACTGGAGTCAGTAGTACTTCCACTGAAGTGCTGTTCAGTGTGTGAAGGAAGTACAGCGGGACCTTGCCCTAACCCATGCAGTAACCTCTGTTTAAAATAAGTGCAATGATCTTGGATACTGCAgatataaaggaagaaaaagctttagGCATAATACAGACATGGAcaacaatataaaaaaagattgttCCATCACCGGAGCATTTTGCAGATTTGTTTCTGACGTTTTCTTCAAGCTGTCCCACCTCCATCACAATTAATCTACCAGCCACTCTCACCTTCTGAAAGACTTCTCACAATACTCCCATTTCCCCCATGCTCTTATGGCCCACCATAACAAAACCATGTGTTTTTCGCCCATCTCGTCTGTCTGTGGTTTGCCAGCCACCCAAGCCTAGAGGCAGAGTGGGCTGAGGTGTGCTGGGTGCACTCGATAGCCCGGGGCTGCTGCCGCTTGGCATCTGCTTGGCTCAAAGGGAGTGAATAGAGAGACAGGTAGGAGAGCTAATAGGCGATACATATCTTAATAGACTAAATGGGCTTACACATCTCCCCTGACCCTGGAGGCACAGCGTATATTCACAGACCTACACTCTGCTACCCTCAAACATAACCGGGCCTCCTGTGGATTGGCTGCAGGGAGTAATGGTGGGCTCATGCCGTGAGCCAAACTACCTCTGGGAATTGTTAGGAGAGCGAGAGGTGGTTTGGGGCACAACCATGCCAGGGACCATGCCAACAATTTAGTAGGATATGTGGCCACATGCCAGGGTCCGGGCCTGGGCTCTGGCACTGTTTATTTTAGTAGTACAAACATACTGCTAGGgctgccctcctcctctcttctcatgATTTGCTTTAGAAACATAATATCCTCCATCAAATAGGACTGATCCTCAGCAATGTGCTCGAAAGTTATTGGCAAGGAACTCCACGCAGTCAGTGTGATCAAAGAGCCTTAATGCCTTAGaaaaataagctaaaaataaacaaagtctATGTATCATTTTCAATTAGATCATATACCCCTTTCCAGCCAAGCTGGAAATACTTGTTCCAGGAGAATTAACTGAAATATGGACTCTGTTATGCTACGAAAGCTACCTCTCCTCAGACACGTACTATATCTCCAACTAACCAGAAAATCAGAAGTCACTTTACCCTTTTCCTTGTTGTGTGGCAGCCAACACCATGATGAGAGGAAAGTCATACCGGGAGAAAGAACAAGACTAACAATAACACACTGATATATTCTCAAGGTTTAGGGTACAAAAGGCTTCACAGTTAGTAGAATATGATCAGTCAAATCTATCTTGTAACAATAAACAATGAATCGCCGTTGTATAAAATGAGTTTGTTTCAAAGTGGACGTTCAAAGGCATATAATCTCCCTTTGGTTTATGTTTTCACCATCTGTTTTTTATCCTGACATTGTGGCTGTCGTAAACTATGCGAAATATTTGATCCTGATATTCTGAAGAATCTGAGATTAGTGATGAGCAAAGCCCAGAAAGTTCATGAATTTGTACTTCAAAGATTGGTTTCCCCAGAATATCCCAGCTATCTGGATCAGCCTTGTGCTCAGTGGATAAGTTTCCatttggcaaaataaaaacacaggtACTAGCAGCCTTCATAACATCCTCAAGTGAAGCAAAGGAATTAGTAAGTGATGAGGGAAAACTTAACTTGTTGCTTATTCAAGTCAAGGTTGAAACAATGGGGCTGGGAAATTACTGTTTTCCTTGTCCATGGTACACTGAGAAAGTCTCAGggcaaaaattgtttttttactAGAAGGTTGTATTGTCAGTGTTGCCTTTTGCAACGATATTCTGAGGCAGAAGGTTTAATTACTTAGGGCCTGATCAAAACCTTATTTACTTCTGATCAGGAAGCAacataaaagaattaaaattaaagagagttttatatgaattattttttttttctttttaaaaaatagccttttatgtcaccactgctgctgcatttgTATGCACCTAACTGCTTTGCCTAAAAGttacaaaaagattttttggaCTAGTATATCAAATAAAGTTATTATTAGTTGTCAGAATGTTGCAGAAGTCACGCTTTgaagtttttgtgttttttctcttatttcaggCTGTGGAACATTTACTTTTCTatcttctgctgttgctgctgtaaGTGGACTTCTGATGGGTTACGAGTTGGGCCTTATCTCTGGAGCTCTTCTTCAGATGAGCAGCATATTAGCACTCTCATGCAAAGAGCAGGAAATTGTTGTAAGCTCCCTGCTTTTTGGGGCCTTATTTGCATCCCTTACTGGTGGCTTCCTGATAGACCAATTTGGAAGGAGACTTGCTATTATTATTGCATCTTCTTTACTTGTATTGGGGAGTCTGATTTTACTGCCCTATGAATCATATGGGATACTTATTGTGGGACGGATTGCCATAGGTATTTCCATATCATTATCATCAATCGCAGCGTGTGTGTATATTGCTGAGATTGCCCCACAGCACAGAAGAGGCCTCCTCGTATCATTAAATGAACTCATGATTGTGATAGGCATTCTCTTTGCCTATATTTCAAATTATGCATTTGCCAGCGTATCTCATGGCTGGAAGTACATGTTTGGCCTTATGATTCCATTAGGTGTTTTGCAGGCTATTGccatgtattttcttcctccaagTCCTCGGTTTCTTGtcatgaaaaataatgatgaaGCTGCAAGAAAAGTACTGGAGAGGCTACGGGAAACAACAGATGCTACTAAAGAACTTACTGTGATCAAGTCTTCCCTGAAAGATGAGCATCAGTATAGTTTCTTGGACCTGTTTCGTTCAAAAAACAACATGAGGGCCCGAATGTTGGTAGGACTCACTCTAGTCTTTTTTGTGCAAACAACTGGGCAAcccaacattttattttacgCATCGACTGTTTTGAAGTCAGTTGGGTTCCAGAGCAACGAAGCTGCCAGCTTGGCTTCTACTGGAGTTGGAGTGGTTAAAGTGGTCAGCACAGTCCCAGCCACGTTTTTTGTGGATCAAGTTGGAAGTAAAACTTTTCTGTGTATTGGCTCTTCTGTCATGGCAGTATCATTGGTCATTATGGGCTTAGTGAACCGTAACGTACATGTGAATTTCACCAGCGTCTGTAGAAGCCAATCTCCAGAGGATTTATTTCTCCAGAGACCGGGAAACCTCACTGCTGTCACCAATGGAAGTCTCAAGGACCTCTTTGCTAGCATGACTTCACCAGAAAGATTGTCATTTGATGCACAGAGAAGCCCAGATGTTGCCAGGACAGGAGAACTGAACAGGACTGCCCTGGCAGGAGGCAAAAGCATGGCAGGGTCTCACACGGAAAGTGAGGAGGTTCCTGTTGTCCTGAAATGGCTCTCACTGGCCAGCCTGCTTGTTTATGTTGCTGCATTTTCCATAGGTCTTGGACCAAGtaagtgtttcatttttctaactCTTTGTAATGATTTACTTACAAGTGGGTTAAGTGCAGGGATGACATGCGCAGCTTGGCATCAGGCAGTTCCCAAGCTGCGCAAAGCAGTGTTTTCCGCTAATATGCGCTGGTATTGTCACAGACTGTCCTGACAGGCCTGGGGTGTACTTGTAGGAAGAGATCCTGCCCATTAAGGTCAATGGCATAATCTCCCTTCAATTCGTTGAAATTAACTGCTCCTCTTCAGTGAAGTTAAGAACTGCTGTGAGCTTTGTACAGCAAAATTACAGGGCCCCTGGCTATCTTTCCTCTTCCTAGTCTATTGTGACCTTACATTGGGAAGGTTAAGATGTAGGCATTTGCTGCTGCTAACTCATAAACCCAAGATAATGATAAGCTCTAGAGTTATGTATGATATGACGCCATCAAATCCATGAAATGTCAGCCTGAGTCCCACTGAGGATCTGGCCCCTTGACTATATAATAGTCTTCAGATATAGGAAAGACATTCAAGGTATCATAGTTCATGAGCAAACTGTAGTGTCATCGCCACTACCTGTGCTGAACAGCACCAGTGGAAGAACATAAAGGCACGTCACTGTACAGCTGAGGTACTGCTACAACTACCATCACACTTGCAGGGTTCCCATTCTCTCCAGAGGAGAACATGTTTGCCATTCCCAGGCACTAGCAACTAAATCTcttcattttgatttgttttgttttgtttcaatagCACATGCATATTATTGTTCTTTGAAGGTGTTGATTTTTTAAGCTGCACTGCAAAAACCACATGCACAGActccattatttattaacaGACTTGATGTGCTTTTGTGCCCTGGCTGAAACTTGCCTTGCAAACATACTGTACTCATGCAGCACTATTCTGATAAAAAGCTTGCCACAAAAATACAACCCAACAATTGCACTAACAGCAACTCCCCTGcggtatttatttattttaaacattcctCACTGTGAGAGCAGCGTGAGATAAGCATTCATTGCCAGGGCAGCAAGCTTGACTGTGTTATTACAGCATTATTCCTTCCCTTGCAGACCATCTTGGGGCTGGATTCTGCTTTCGGTGACACAGGTTCAAAACCAAGAGCGCAGCCCTGAGTAGAAAATGTTACCTGAGCTTTTACTTGGATGTTTCAAACACACGTTTAATGACCCTCAAGGCAGGGGCACGTGTTCAGGCTTGGCCTCCTATTGAAAGATGCTTTCCTGTTGACCTGGCTGTAAACGAGTTCCTGTTTCCATTTGAGTTGGTCTGATGTGATGTTAATGATAACGAGGTTTATTTCCTTGAGGGCTACAGAAACTGAGGTATGTTTGCCAGGCTAACCTGAGAAGTCTTTGAGGCCCGTGCTCGTTTTCTGACCCCTTTCTTGACTAAGAGCACAAATGCTCTCACACAGCAAACGGGAAAGAACAGACACTGTCTCAGCTCCAGCATGTTGAAATCATGTATGATAAAGCCATGGTGAGGCAATTTAAATTGACAGATGAGTTTGTGTAGCAAGTGAAGGCCAGGTCCAGGAGAGATACcagtatttcaaaatgcagataAGTACTTTCAAGACACTTCCATGCCTTTAAAACTACAACGTTCAGTTAAGATTGACAATGTATATAAAATGCAAGGGTCAGAGAATCAAGAGATTGTTGGAATCTGGAAAGGATCTATTGTGGTTACATAGTCTGGGTTGGGACGCGAGGTTATGATTTGTGTCCCATGTGCAGCCTTCAACATCTGCTGCTTGGAGTCCAAATCcttgaatgtattttaaaagcttagCTTTCTTATCCTCAGTATGCCTTTCTTagtgtaaagaaataaaaaaaccgAGCCCCTCCGTTCATATAAAGTAAACAGTTTTAACAGGTTTGTGTTATTCATCTCTAAATTTGGTCTGTGGTCTGGACCAGACTGTTAGCCATTGTCTACTCTGCAATGGGAGGAGGCATCGAGGCTGCACTCACTGGCTGCTGTGGCCAGGCGATGGCCGGGAACCTGGGGACAGAAGCACCGTAACCCCCGCACCACTGTATTTTCAATGCAACTTCTCACACTCCACGAGATGCCTGCCTGTCCTGCTGGTGAAGGTGAAGGCAGTGCTGGGGATGTGTCTGTTTGTAACCTACAGATCTTTTGGACAAAGAGCAGGGAGGATCTTGCTCTTTTCCCTCTACCCCATGAGGCAATTCACGGAACAAATTCACCCACTTTATTTTGAGACCATGCTGCATTGCGTTCTGTAGGGATAAAGGAGGGTCTATGCAGTGTCATTAGGAAAACTGCACACTCTTCACAGGGCAGATCATGCAGCCTGAGCTctatcataatttttttaaattattttgcccttgttttttccctttctttttggaATTCTGATCAAAGAGCTAGTTACAGTCCAGAGTTGCACAGCAGACATTTATAAATGTTGTATTTTTCCATGATTTCTCTTTTGTCTCCAAATTACATGAAGTAGATcgatttttttaatgaaccaAACATATGCTAAATATATGTATTGCCATTTATCAAAGCACCCAGGCAGCACAGTGATGAGCACTCAAAAATAGACAGTGAAAGATAAAAGCCAGTTTTGCATTATAAAAGAATTCACAGACTAGCAAGCATCTGCTTAGTCACTTTTTTGATTCTGGGGTGCTCTGTATTTATATCATCAGCCCTTATGCAAGATAAAGGGAgtatttctgctgctctgtttcaGATTAATTATGTTTGGCAAACTGCAATTCAACTGCTTGTTCACACTCAATTTCACACAATTATGAGGACTTTTTGTAGGTGCAACAAATCAGCGTTGCATCATGTTGCAGAACAGCACATGCTGTCTCTCCAGGGGTGTTTGCAGAGGCGTTTCAAGGCAGTTATTAGCTAAGGGGACTTACTTGACACCCATCTTTGTCTTGAGTTACCTTTGTCTGTATATCAGAAAGGTCAAACGAGGATGAACTGTTCTCAGCAGGGAAAAATGCCTGCAGAGCCCATGAGAAACCGCTCTCTGGCTGCCACGTGAAGGGTGAGGAGTGCGAGAGGGGCTCTTCATTGTTTTCAGCACATGTTTGCAAGGAGAGACATTTGAACCCGCTGTATGTggaggggcggggggacacGAGAAATCTGAGCCTCACAGAAATACTGCTATGCCTTGCACAGGGAGCAGTGAGTGCAGGGTAATGAGATGAGTGCAGTGTGGAGGTAGATCACCAATTCATCACCCAAGCTAAATGCTCAGTGTGAcactggaaattaatttaacaCAAAGGACACACAGAGAAATTCTAGTCAGGGCCACAACCACGCATGACCATTTACTAAATGACACAGGGTTAACCGAAATAGTTGCAGAGCATCTCATTTGCCAGATGCTCTGTTCAAACTACTTGAGGGGCAAAAAATAGTAGTGCTTTCTTATAAAGAGGTGTCACTTCCTTCACTTGCCACTGTTGTACGGTGCCACATACTGAGATGCAGGAACCAGGAAAGCCAAACTCACGGAGTATCAAACTTATTTCCCAAAATAGGGCTGTAAATGTGGGACTCGGGGTTGGATGGAGCATGTGCAGTTCTCTTGGTTAATAACTGCAGGGCAGCTCTAGCCTTTCTGAAAGAGTGGGTGCCCAGagccctgctgctttcctcacagacctgacaaaaaaaattcagattcaGGTGTCAGATGGCACCCATTACCAAATATCTTCTTCTCTGCCCTGATCATCTCCTTTTGCACCATTTAGGACCAATGACTAAGTAGGAACAGTTTCCCTGCATATTTCCCTATATATCCCCTAAGTGAGGTGGTCTCACTGGGTGATCTCACCAGTAAGTAGACGAAAGAGAGACAGTAGCACCATACACATTAATACAGGGATGCAGTGTGGTCTGGAGGCAATCCTCTTTATTGAACAAAAATCAGACTGGCTCCAACAAGTCCTAGGTTGAGAAGCAAGTAATGCAAACAGTTTGGACCCAACAGAGCATCTGTTTTCCCAGTCTGAATTTGCTctagcaaataaaaagcaagtgaGCAAAAGAGGGCTTGCGCAGTACCTCTTTCCACATATTGTGGGAGTGCAGTTCAAGGGGATCCATGCATATCACAGGGATTTTTTGCTGTGGAGTGGGGAACATTTTTATAGAGAGGGAGGGTGTTGAATGCATGCATTTGGACTGCATGTATGGCATTGGTGACTTGCACAAAAGagctctcttcctcctctatCAGTCCTTAAAACAGGTTTCTGTATAACTGCAAAGGCGTTTAGGCAGTTGGCCAATGAACTTCGGGATAATCTGCTGGTGCAAATCACATCAGCTTCATTGACGTCACATCAGTTTATGTTGAGGATGTGGACGTAAATCAACAAAAGCACCTACAAGTGGGACTGCGGGGCAGTTTCATGACATGCATCATCCTCAAAATCACTTAGATGCATAAAGTACAAAGGTGTTTATGTCTCTGCCAATGTGGAACTGAAGATGTTCTATTTCTGCATGTCCCAGAGCAGCCGCCACCTTTGTGCAGCTCTCCAGGGCCAACGGCCAAGCTCTCAGAGCTCTCCTCTTGGATGCCATCACAGGCTCCTCTTCCAGGAGACTTCTCAGAGCTGCAGGGATGCCCTGGCCCCAAGTGCTCAGAGCCCACTCAGCATACACACAACTGTGGTCACAATACACCTGAGGCAGATCAGTATCTGCAGCTGAAGAAGTATCTTCTGGGACTCAGGGCTCAGCACAAAAAATATCACATATACCCATCTAGATAGacataaagtttaaaaaaattatttttacatttttgtggtGGACAAATAAGTGCCTAACAGGGTCGTGGAGGAGGAGTTTAGAACTTACTTCAAACCCTGCTTTTCCACATAGCTGTTACAGTCCCATCAAAGCACAGCTCCTGTGAGTGGGTGCCTGTAGGACTGTCAGTACTTTGGTATTGATTTAAACCTGTTAAATAGCGGAATTAAATATTCATGGAAAGCTTCTCACATTGGGATTTTATGCCCTCTGTTGCTATCTGCTAGCCTCAGCCATCAGGTGAATATTTCTGATtggaaaactggagaaaaattgCATGCTCATCACTCTGTTCACAGCAGTGTTTCCTTTTAACTTCTGAAGCGAGAACATTACTCACAAACCAGGGGACCAGCAGGGGACTGGTTGTGAGAGCACCTTGCCAGTGCCTGGGGCTGTAAAATCCAGACTCGCGGTGGATGCGAAGCATGTCTGAGGACCATGTACGAGGGAGGGTGAGCACAGGGCCCACAAAATGAGTGACAGTTTTGGGGACTGTAGTTCCCACCAGTGTGTCTCCCCACTGGACTCAGCCACTGACTCACAGCCACCTTGGGCTGAAGCTTCTCCTGCATTTGGGGACCCCTAACATCTCCCTGCTCTCTGTGTGCAGGTGCAGAGGCGCATGCAACTGCCTGGCTAAAGTTAGCAGGCAGATTCAAAGCTGTTGGGGCAGGCACAAGAGAGGGATGGACAAATCCCCGCCTGCATTCACACAGGTTAGCAAACCAGCAGCTTGTGGTCACTATAGTAACTTTCTTCACCAGGAAACCCAGTCTCACAGCCAAGGCTCAGAAGGGAAATTACTTCCCTCACAAGTTACCTGTTGctaaagacttttttccttcctatgaGGTCTTCACTTTCCATTCAGTTTTAACCTGGATGCTTGGGCCTCAGGTCTGAGCACCCATATGATCCCAGGGTAGGTAAGGGTGGCAGGCCATCCAACCAAAGCTGCCCTTGGGTTACTAGTTTCACACTGATGAAATTCCTTTCACCTGAAGGACTTGGGATTGTGGCTTCATGTCCTCCAGCCTGGGTCCCCCTGAGAAGGGGCAGTGACCATGCTCTCCAGCAAGCCCTGCCGTGATGCACCAGCTCACTGCCATGGGAGCTCTCTGTTTGAGGTTGTTGGCTCTGTGAGGAACAAAACCCATGCAGGGGAGCCGGTGAAGGTAAGCCCCCAGTGAGGGCAAATCTTAGGAGCAAATTTTTACTGATGAAAGCCTAGTTGGGGATGAGAGATGCCCATTTCTAGTTTAAACCTGGGGAGATTTGCCATATTGAGTATATCAGAGTTAAATTTATATCAGCTTGAATGGACGCTTTAAAACTGAGCTAATTTATATCTAAAATGGAACAGATGTTTCAACAGGTTTGGAAATGTAACTGATGTGGGAGCCAGATTCCTCAGATAATCAACAAAGGGAAATATTCTCCCCACCTAAGGGGGGGCTTTCAGCCCCCTACTCTCTGACCTCTCCTTTGGTGCTCCCCTCCTTTCCTCACCAGCTGTTGAGGGAGTTTAGGGTGATCAGGAAGCTAAATTAGACTGTGCAATAGcatttcacatataatatgctttaacttttggtcagccctgaagcagccaggcagttggactagatgatcattgtaggtccccTCCAAcggaactattctattctattccattctattctgttctattctattctgttctattccattctgttcttttctgttctcttctgttctgttctattctattcccATGTAAAAACCCACTTGTTTGTTCTACATTTTATTGTGAGTTGTTGAGGTCattcaaatgcagttttaaacCCATGTTGGGGACAGTGGGGAAGACAGAAGAAGGATCAGGCAAGAAGGATCAAGGAGGATGGAAGAAAGCTCAAGGCTTTCACAAGAAAAGTGAAATCCATGGAGGTGAGGAAGGAAATAAGTCCCTCTTTCCATCTATCACTGTCCTTCTTATGCAATCTTATGTGGTCTGTGGCAGTCTGTATGTATTTTATTGGATTAAGCAAGTCAAAACCCAGACCTGGAACATTCCCCTAAAGAATTACACTGGAGACAAATTTAGTGCCCTTGActttgcttctgtgattctcagaTTAACTGGCTACCTGAGTTAAAGCATGATTCATTAGCACGGTTAAATGCAGaatcttttctgtatctttcaCCTCAGTCAGTAAATGCATCTATAACAAACCCCAGAACAGCTGGTTTCACATATGACACTGAACAGCCCAGGGACTCAACCACAGAGGTCGTATCTCTTGCCAACCTTACAATCCAGATTGCATAGGactgctttttctctgccaCAAAATGCTTTTGGATTCAATCTTGGCCGCCAAATGCCCTACCAGAAACTGGAAAATCTTGTGAGAAAGAGAACGGTCAGTGTGGAAATTCTGACTCTGTGGATTTAGTTGGTTGTTCCTGTGTTTTGAAATACTGTAAGCTGTATGGCCTTGCACTAGCTTGGAAAACACTGGTAAAAGATAGAGGAGTTTAGAAGTCACATCTGTATCTTTGACATTAGAGCAATATTTCAGGCTTTTACGAAACATGTGGTTATTGTATTAATTTATAGCACACATAAATTTGATGTTAACAGGCATTCATGCTCAACATTGCCTTGCATGACATTTAtttgcaatgttttatttttgagcttCTATGttttgcagagcagctgtggcctGGCcttaaatttcacagaaatgagCAGCATCaattttatgttgttttgtGGTTTACTCTGGaaaaggagatagtggcagggaTTAAATCAAGTGCtcaaaaataagcaaatgcTTAAATGCTTTGTTGGATCTGAACCAGAATAATAAACGTTGGAAATGTGCATGTTTCACTGAGGATCAG
This region of Nyctibius grandis isolate bNycGra1 chromosome 1, bNycGra1.pri, whole genome shotgun sequence genomic DNA includes:
- the SLC2A12 gene encoding solute carrier family 2, facilitated glucose transporter member 12 isoform X4; its protein translation is MGYELGLISGALLQMSSILALSCKEQEIVVSSLLFGALFASLTGGFLIDQFGRRLAIIIASSLLVLGSLILLPYESYGILIVGRIAIGISISLSSIAACVYIAEIAPQHRRGLLVSLNELMIVIGILFAYISNYAFASVSHGWKYMFGLMIPLGVLQAIAMYFLPPSPRFLVMKNNDEAARKVLERLRETTDATKELTVIKSSLKDEHQYSFLDLFRSKNNMRARMLVGLTLVFFVQTTGQPNILFYASTVLKSVGFQSNEAASLASTGVGVVKVVSTVPATFFVDQVGSKTFLCIGSSVMAVSLVIMGLVNRNVHVNFTSVCRSQSPEDLFLQRPGNLTAVTNGSLKDLFASMTSPERLSFDAQRSPDVARTGELNRTALAGGKSMAGSHTESEEVPVVLKWLSLASLLVYVAAFSIGLGPMSWLVLSEIFPGGIRGRAMALTSSMNWGINLLISLTFLTVTELIGLSWVCFIYTIMSLASLAFVIVFIPETKGCSLEQLSMELAKQNYVKTPWCWMSQRKEKLVPVELAKREKEQLY